From one Musa acuminata AAA Group cultivar baxijiao chromosome BXJ2-6, Cavendish_Baxijiao_AAA, whole genome shotgun sequence genomic stretch:
- the LOC135614242 gene encoding uncharacterized protein LOC135614242 isoform X1 — MARAAVEWGRGGSKRFCSFKRITVMVCCVNIVAALLVLRSFYSSFFFASSSRVISDPFSVDQTKRIEESIQIRREAEPVELVKAVRKLTKEFSREAKRGLKLPRSLKQKLVYEILHSLQSVNNTNVTEQRDAAELWRVEKLEEVKRATRTRSNSSIPYQEAKLLFVEMLKRALESKWPILMEEIGLWTPADVVNSEHNDKPENEQDPEEIIPGRPLPPECHAEPHTDYDGTAVRWGLTHHKESAADCCQACLDQANRAKPGQMKCNIWVYCPSEYGCYSPDIYEHKHQECWLKQAVEPRVNFKDKYSESYRTDHSNAPVVVPWISGVVGA, encoded by the exons ATGGCCAGGGCCGCGGTGGAGTGGGGGAGGGGCGGCAGCAAACGCTTTTGCTCCTTCAAGCGGATTACCGTCATGGTTTGCTGCGTCAACATCGTCGCAGCGCTCCTCGTGCTTCGATCGTTCTACAGCTCTTTCTTCTTTGCTTCTTCCTCTAGGGTCATCAGTGATCCGTTCTCTG TGGATCAGACCAAGAGAATAGAAGAGTCGATTCAGATTCGAAGAGAAGCGGAGCCTGTGGAGCTCGTTAAAGCG GTGAGAAAACTGACGAAGGAGTTCTCCAGAGAAGCGAAGAGGGGATTGAAGTTGCCACGATCGCTGAAGCAAAAGCTGGTCTATGAGATTCTGCATAGCTTGCAAAGTGTTAATAATACCAACGTGACAGAACAACGAG ATGCAGCAGAATTATGGCGTGTTGAGAAACTTGAAGAGGTTAAACGGGCAACACGTACAAGATCAAATTCAAGTATCCCTTATCAAGAAGCAA AATTGCTGTTTGTAGAGATGTTGAAACGAGCATTGGAGTCTAAATGGCCAATATTAATGGAAGAGATTGGACTCTGGACGCCAGCTGATGTTGTCAACAGTGAACACAATGATAAACCTGAAAATGAGCAGGATCCTG AAGAGATTATCCCTGGTCGACCACTGCCTCCGGAATGCCATGCTGAGCCTCATACTGATTATGATGGGACTGCTGTTAGATGGGGTCTTACCCACCATAAAGAAAGTGCTGCTGATTGTTGCCAGGCTTGCTTAGACCAGGCCAATCGTGCAAAGCCAGGGCAAATGAAGTGCAACATATGGGTTTACTGTCCATCAGAGTATGGGTGCTATTCACCTGATATATACGAACACAAACATCAAGAGTGCTGGCTAAAGCAG GCTGTAGAACCTCGGGTGAACTTTAAAGACAAGTATTCAGAGTCATACAGGACCGATCATTCCAATGCCCCTGTGGTTGTGCCATGGATTTCAGGTGTTGTGGGTGCATAA
- the LOC135614242 gene encoding uncharacterized protein LOC135614242 isoform X2, whose protein sequence is MARAAVEWGRGGSKRFCSFKRITVMVCCVNIVAALLVLRSFYSSFFFASSSRVISDPFSVDQTKRIEESIQIRREAEPVELVKAVRKLTKEFSREAKRGLKLPRSLKQKLVYEILHSLQSVNNTNVTEQRDAAELWRVEKLEEVKRATRTRSNSSIPYQEAKMLKRALESKWPILMEEIGLWTPADVVNSEHNDKPENEQDPEEIIPGRPLPPECHAEPHTDYDGTAVRWGLTHHKESAADCCQACLDQANRAKPGQMKCNIWVYCPSEYGCYSPDIYEHKHQECWLKQAVEPRVNFKDKYSESYRTDHSNAPVVVPWISGVVGA, encoded by the exons ATGGCCAGGGCCGCGGTGGAGTGGGGGAGGGGCGGCAGCAAACGCTTTTGCTCCTTCAAGCGGATTACCGTCATGGTTTGCTGCGTCAACATCGTCGCAGCGCTCCTCGTGCTTCGATCGTTCTACAGCTCTTTCTTCTTTGCTTCTTCCTCTAGGGTCATCAGTGATCCGTTCTCTG TGGATCAGACCAAGAGAATAGAAGAGTCGATTCAGATTCGAAGAGAAGCGGAGCCTGTGGAGCTCGTTAAAGCG GTGAGAAAACTGACGAAGGAGTTCTCCAGAGAAGCGAAGAGGGGATTGAAGTTGCCACGATCGCTGAAGCAAAAGCTGGTCTATGAGATTCTGCATAGCTTGCAAAGTGTTAATAATACCAACGTGACAGAACAACGAG ATGCAGCAGAATTATGGCGTGTTGAGAAACTTGAAGAGGTTAAACGGGCAACACGTACAAGATCAAATTCAAGTATCCCTTATCAAGAAGCAA AGATGTTGAAACGAGCATTGGAGTCTAAATGGCCAATATTAATGGAAGAGATTGGACTCTGGACGCCAGCTGATGTTGTCAACAGTGAACACAATGATAAACCTGAAAATGAGCAGGATCCTG AAGAGATTATCCCTGGTCGACCACTGCCTCCGGAATGCCATGCTGAGCCTCATACTGATTATGATGGGACTGCTGTTAGATGGGGTCTTACCCACCATAAAGAAAGTGCTGCTGATTGTTGCCAGGCTTGCTTAGACCAGGCCAATCGTGCAAAGCCAGGGCAAATGAAGTGCAACATATGGGTTTACTGTCCATCAGAGTATGGGTGCTATTCACCTGATATATACGAACACAAACATCAAGAGTGCTGGCTAAAGCAG GCTGTAGAACCTCGGGTGAACTTTAAAGACAAGTATTCAGAGTCATACAGGACCGATCATTCCAATGCCCCTGTGGTTGTGCCATGGATTTCAGGTGTTGTGGGTGCATAA